The following coding sequences lie in one Halomonas sp. 'Soap Lake #6' genomic window:
- a CDS encoding non-ribosomal peptide synthetase → MKEVAHPQDVAAPGNGREGQDGVSEAISEDDVLPLSYSQQQLWFLHRYSPDLTAYNQPRAYRLTGNVDAGALESAFQALIQRHSVLRTRFFERNGVPHQSVLPSIPFSIRREDLSELAAPEQDERLERSIQNVAQHVFDLGAPPLLVARLIKLAEKSYVLVVCLHHIISDAWSNRIIESDLSEAYRQALGQDSDTQLPSLPVQYGDYVLQQQKRVATGDINKELKYWNEHLGDDVPPLEITTDYVYPKQQEFRGATKRFVLDSSLASSLKAFCHQERFTPFVPLFAAWQVVLARYCGQQDFAIGVPSSGRQHEEFQEVVGFFITTLPFRVRVNSAMTLRDVCQQIKKDAVGSLNYADMPLEVLLDHRKVKRDPLRQPLFQVMFGLQFSSDDKQLQLDDVSIELIDLPQTSAKFELSLDMFIEQEQVVGALDFNTDLFDEQTIQRLIGYYQKVLRILLEEPEAQLSSIELPDNTEKALLLDWGSSEATGNPVESVHSLIERQAAETPKATALVFEDQSLNYTELNTRANRLAHYLIGLGVKPETRVGIAVERSIEMVVGLLAILKAGGAYVPLDPDYPSDRLAYMVEDSGIELLLTQQHLRGSLPVAESLSVIELDQLDVTHYAFTNPEVALHGEHLAYVIYTSGSTGRPKGAANRHHAFTNRLQWMQEAYGLMADDAVLQKTPFSFDVSVWEFFWPLMQGARLVMAPPGAHREPAQLVELIRTQNITTLHFVPSMLQAFLAHGEGMSEIEACTSLTRLVCSGEALPAELQNQVFARLPQVALYNLYGPTEAAIDVTHWTCQDDGRNQVAIGQPIDGIRTYVLDGDLNMAPPGVAGELYLGGVGLARGYLHRPDLTAERFVADPFVQGERLYRTGDLVRWRDDGQLEYLGRLDHQVKIRGLRIELGEIEAELLAQPEVREVVVVAQEGPGGSRLVAYVVPQADIELDTSSLREVLGQQLPDYMVPGVVVTLDTLPLNANGKVDRKALPEPDLTSGSQYEPPQGEIEGALAEIWSEILGAERVGRHDNFFELGGHSLLALKVLEKMRHRGLAAQVRTLFQYPELVAFAQALTQAPEQAELIIPPNLIPHDCQALQPEMLTLIELSSQELREIEAAVPGGASNIQDIYPLAPLQEGILFHHRLQEKGDAYVTPRLLGFGSRESLEAFITGFNKLIARHDILRTAVLWEGVREPIQVVYLHAELALEWLDLSGGGSHCVAERLNAKVDPEHHRIDVRRAPMLRAVAVYDAEKNRWLLQLPSHHLVMDHTTLELLVEEIALIQQGREDELPKSMPFRSFVAQAQLGVSLEEHEAFFRERLGDVEEPTAPFGLLDVRGDGSDIEEVRVPLTAELAQQVRQQAQRHGVSTASLFHLAWALVLSKTTGRNDVVFGTVLFGRMQGIEGAERALGMFINTLPVRIKLGAQGADTCLRQTHDALSELMHHEHASLGLAQRCSGLSGGTPLFTSLLNYRYSAPQQEGNLIHTWEGMEVLGGQERTNYPITMSVDDLGNGFQLVGQVSRIIGAQRLCDYLSAAIAGIVESLQAAPQQSLSEIILLRTDEQQLLSEWGENTQQYLGAARIHHLIEHQAAATPKATALVFEDQSLSYAELNARANRLAHYLIGLGVKPETRVGIAVERSVEMVVGLLAILKAGGAYVPLDPDYPSDRLAYMVEDSGIELLLTQRHLVDSLPLTDGLSVIELDQLDVMHHASTNPQVALHGENLAYVIYTSGSTGRPKGVMVRHHALSHFLLSMQETPGLSPDDTLVAVTSLSFDIAALELYLPLISGARVVLASRETTRDGRVLGELLNQEKATALQATPSGWRLLRSSGWPWATAPLMEGFKGLCGGEALPPDLAKGLQAQGIELWNMYGPTETTIWSATDQVKGSQVFLGSAIAATQLYVLDGALNLTPTGVAGELYLGGVGLARGYLGRAELTAERFVADPFTAGERLYRTGDLVRWREAGQLEYLGRIDHQIKVRGFRIELGEIEAQLLALSEIHEAVVVAQEGAGGSKLVAYIVPQADIELDTSTLRERLGQKLPDYMVPGVIVTLEALPLTPNGKVDRKVLPAPDLASNSQYEPPQGEVEEALAQIWSEVLSVELVGRHDNFFELGGHSLLAMQMLTRMRAAGLQSLTLRDLFKSPVLCELALLISTGGNDLVRDTPLRPITRREQMPLSPAQKRLWLVDRLAGSSSERTGYNMSAALNLTGQLDTEAIKSTLDVIVDRHEVLRTRYPENEVGEPIAIIVPGNPVEIEWVDLVDLEGDQQRDQAQQLMEEHAQRVFDLSSGPLLRAAVIRLSPRSHLLLLCAHHIVFDGWSEAVFIKEFVTTYRALIDDEESELPDLPIQYVDYAAWHEKALSGAAFEQSATFWRRYLRDVPPLSTLPGDFARPSQVSHAGSALSMTLSPDLSQALNKLAAQRGTTLFTLLLASFQLLIHRQTRQHDLVVGTDVAGRSHPDVEPLIGFFVNVIPLRSRLADGQIDFGHWLEQVQTSVLDAFDHQNVPFDRIVELSGIGRERDRSPLIQTLFVLQNTPTERFSLPGLEVEVMPQPRQESKFDMAVFVDESDTGLSVEWVYATALYRRETIEHLTGAWKSLLAQIVEAPTMPVEEFRLPLMEKHAMQNKLSKGSKLNKLGSLKSQPGARPSTNSDSPIRTALLDEKRVFPLVIEATDADLDAVAWATSQRDFIEQHLRTHAGILFRNFGLTTPQEFEAFAEAIQPGLYGNYGDLPKKEGGRNTYRSTPYPERQMILYHNESSHLERWPRKQLFFCEYPSPVGGATPIVDCREMLRQLPADVVEEFERKGLLYVRTFTRNLDVSWRDFFKTDSREEVEARLKEGGIEWQWLGDDELQTRTHCPAVVTHPVTGDRVFFNQVQLHHVSCLEPDVKEDLLGMVGQERLPRNVYFGDGSVISDEMMKVVGDAYEACAVRFDWRRGDVVMVDNMLAAHARDPYEGPRKIVVAMGDIYERSALEEAQGASADAELVGQ, encoded by the coding sequence ATGAAGGAAGTGGCTCATCCACAAGATGTGGCAGCACCTGGTAATGGCAGGGAAGGGCAAGATGGAGTGTCTGAAGCGATTAGTGAAGATGATGTATTGCCATTGTCATACTCCCAGCAGCAGCTTTGGTTCCTGCATCGTTATTCGCCGGATCTTACCGCCTACAACCAGCCGCGTGCTTACCGGCTTACCGGAAACGTGGATGCAGGGGCGCTAGAAAGCGCCTTTCAAGCACTGATTCAACGCCATAGCGTATTGAGAACCCGATTCTTCGAGCGCAACGGTGTACCACACCAGTCCGTGCTCCCCAGCATCCCTTTTTCTATTCGTAGAGAAGATCTCTCTGAGCTGGCTGCACCGGAGCAGGACGAAAGGCTGGAGCGTTCTATCCAGAATGTCGCGCAGCATGTCTTCGATTTAGGCGCGCCGCCGTTGCTGGTAGCCCGTTTGATCAAGCTGGCGGAAAAGAGTTACGTATTAGTTGTTTGTCTTCACCACATTATCTCGGATGCTTGGTCTAACCGCATCATCGAATCCGACCTGAGTGAAGCCTATCGTCAGGCGTTGGGCCAAGACAGTGATACGCAGCTTCCAAGCTTGCCCGTACAGTATGGTGACTATGTTCTGCAGCAACAAAAGAGAGTGGCAACGGGAGATATTAATAAGGAGCTTAAGTATTGGAATGAGCATCTTGGGGATGATGTCCCGCCGTTAGAAATCACCACTGACTATGTCTATCCCAAACAGCAAGAGTTTCGGGGTGCTACAAAGCGTTTCGTGTTGGATAGCAGCCTCGCCAGTTCCCTAAAAGCCTTTTGTCACCAAGAGCGCTTTACTCCTTTCGTGCCACTCTTCGCCGCCTGGCAAGTAGTCCTGGCCCGTTATTGTGGGCAGCAAGACTTTGCTATTGGCGTACCGTCGTCAGGTCGCCAGCACGAGGAGTTTCAGGAGGTCGTTGGCTTTTTCATCACGACACTGCCTTTTCGGGTACGAGTAAATTCAGCCATGACGCTGCGTGACGTATGTCAGCAGATTAAAAAAGATGCAGTGGGCTCGCTCAATTATGCTGATATGCCATTGGAGGTCTTGCTTGACCATCGAAAAGTAAAGCGGGATCCCCTTCGGCAGCCCCTATTCCAGGTTATGTTTGGTCTCCAGTTCAGCTCTGATGACAAACAGCTTCAGTTAGATGATGTGTCTATCGAACTGATCGATCTTCCTCAGACGAGTGCAAAATTTGAGCTATCCCTGGATATGTTTATTGAACAGGAGCAAGTAGTTGGTGCTCTAGACTTCAATACCGATCTGTTCGATGAACAGACCATCCAACGTTTGATAGGTTATTACCAGAAAGTACTGAGAATTTTATTAGAGGAGCCAGAAGCACAGCTCTCCTCCATAGAGCTTCCTGATAATACCGAAAAAGCATTGTTGCTTGATTGGGGAAGCAGCGAAGCAACTGGCAACCCGGTCGAATCCGTCCATAGTTTGATTGAGCGGCAAGCTGCAGAAACCCCTAAAGCTACGGCATTAGTATTCGAAGATCAGTCGCTCAACTACACCGAACTTAACACCCGTGCCAATCGCTTGGCCCACTATTTAATCGGTCTAGGTGTAAAGCCTGAGACCAGGGTGGGTATTGCTGTTGAGCGGTCCATTGAGATGGTGGTAGGGCTGCTGGCTATTCTCAAGGCGGGTGGTGCTTATGTGCCACTAGATCCAGATTATCCGAGCGATCGGTTGGCCTATATGGTCGAGGACAGTGGCATTGAGCTGTTGCTTACCCAGCAACATCTTCGCGGGTCGTTACCAGTAGCTGAAAGCCTTAGTGTCATTGAGCTGGATCAGTTGGATGTAACGCATTATGCGTTCACCAACCCAGAGGTGGCATTGCACGGTGAACATCTCGCCTATGTCATTTACACCTCGGGTTCTACCGGTCGACCTAAGGGGGCGGCCAACCGCCACCACGCGTTTACTAACCGCCTACAGTGGATGCAAGAAGCTTACGGCCTAATGGCTGACGATGCGGTGCTGCAGAAGACGCCATTCAGTTTCGATGTGTCGGTGTGGGAGTTCTTCTGGCCGCTGATGCAAGGGGCGCGGCTGGTGATGGCGCCACCAGGTGCCCATCGTGAACCGGCACAACTGGTCGAGCTAATCCGTACCCAGAATATCACTACACTACATTTCGTACCTTCAATGCTGCAGGCCTTCCTGGCACATGGCGAAGGTATGAGTGAGATAGAAGCCTGTACTAGTCTGACGCGCTTGGTATGTAGCGGCGAGGCGCTGCCAGCGGAGCTGCAGAATCAGGTATTTGCCCGCTTACCTCAAGTGGCACTCTACAACCTCTATGGCCCTACTGAGGCCGCCATTGACGTTACCCACTGGACTTGCCAAGACGATGGGCGCAATCAGGTAGCGATCGGTCAACCGATCGACGGTATCCGCACTTACGTACTGGATGGCGATCTCAACATGGCGCCGCCAGGTGTCGCTGGTGAACTCTATCTTGGTGGCGTTGGGTTGGCACGGGGCTACCTGCACCGCCCTGACCTTACTGCAGAGCGTTTTGTCGCCGACCCGTTTGTGCAGGGCGAACGCCTCTATCGTACTGGTGATCTAGTGCGCTGGCGTGATGACGGTCAGCTTGAATACCTGGGCCGCCTTGATCACCAAGTGAAAATACGCGGCCTACGTATCGAGCTGGGTGAGATCGAAGCCGAATTATTAGCGCAGCCGGAGGTCCGCGAGGTAGTCGTGGTCGCTCAAGAAGGTCCCGGCGGCTCTAGGTTAGTAGCTTATGTGGTTCCCCAAGCAGACATCGAACTCGACACCAGCTCACTACGTGAGGTGCTGGGTCAACAACTACCGGATTATATGGTGCCGGGAGTCGTGGTCACCCTCGATACACTGCCGCTGAATGCCAACGGCAAAGTAGACCGCAAGGCCCTACCCGAGCCGGATTTGACCAGTGGCTCGCAGTACGAACCTCCTCAAGGCGAAATAGAAGGAGCACTGGCAGAGATCTGGTCAGAGATACTTGGCGCCGAACGGGTGGGCCGACACGATAATTTTTTTGAGCTGGGTGGCCATTCACTGCTGGCTCTGAAAGTGCTTGAGAAAATGCGGCATCGGGGACTGGCGGCGCAGGTGCGTACCCTGTTCCAGTACCCGGAACTGGTGGCTTTTGCTCAAGCGTTGACGCAAGCGCCCGAGCAAGCTGAGCTCATCATCCCGCCCAATCTGATTCCTCACGATTGCCAAGCTCTCCAGCCTGAGATGTTGACGCTAATCGAGCTTAGTTCTCAAGAGCTTCGTGAGATCGAGGCTGCTGTGCCTGGTGGTGCGAGTAATATTCAGGACATCTACCCGCTGGCGCCATTGCAGGAAGGGATCCTCTTCCACCACAGGCTACAGGAGAAGGGCGATGCCTATGTAACCCCTCGCCTACTGGGCTTTGGTAGTCGGGAGAGCCTGGAAGCATTTATTACCGGTTTTAATAAGCTCATTGCCCGCCACGATATTTTACGTACGGCGGTACTTTGGGAGGGAGTGCGTGAACCGATACAGGTGGTTTACCTGCATGCCGAATTAGCCCTCGAATGGCTAGACTTGAGTGGCGGTGGTTCTCACTGCGTAGCTGAACGGCTGAATGCCAAGGTGGATCCTGAGCATCATCGTATTGATGTGCGTCGAGCCCCCATGCTACGGGCAGTTGCTGTATATGATGCCGAGAAAAATCGCTGGCTGCTGCAGCTGCCTAGCCACCACTTGGTCATGGATCACACCACCCTTGAACTACTGGTGGAAGAAATTGCCCTGATCCAGCAAGGCCGTGAAGATGAGTTGCCCAAGTCGATGCCATTCCGCAGCTTCGTGGCTCAGGCCCAGCTAGGGGTAAGCCTGGAAGAGCACGAAGCCTTCTTCCGTGAACGGTTGGGCGATGTTGAAGAACCGACAGCGCCCTTCGGGCTGCTAGACGTTCGCGGCGATGGCAGCGACATAGAAGAAGTGCGCGTTCCTTTGACTGCGGAACTAGCCCAGCAAGTTCGACAGCAGGCTCAACGCCATGGTGTCAGTACGGCCAGCCTGTTCCATTTGGCCTGGGCCTTGGTGCTGAGCAAAACTACTGGGCGGAACGATGTGGTGTTCGGCACCGTGCTTTTCGGCCGCATGCAGGGCATCGAAGGTGCCGAGCGGGCGTTGGGGATGTTTATTAATACGCTACCGGTGCGTATCAAACTGGGGGCTCAAGGTGCCGATACGTGCTTACGCCAAACTCATGATGCCTTATCTGAGCTAATGCACCATGAGCATGCCAGTCTTGGTCTCGCACAGCGCTGCAGCGGTTTATCTGGCGGAACGCCACTATTCACGAGTCTGCTGAACTATCGTTACAGCGCACCTCAGCAAGAGGGAAATCTTATCCATACCTGGGAGGGCATGGAGGTACTGGGCGGTCAGGAGCGCACCAACTACCCGATCACGATGTCGGTAGACGATCTAGGTAACGGCTTCCAGTTGGTAGGGCAGGTGAGCCGTATCATCGGCGCTCAGCGGTTGTGCGACTACCTGAGCGCAGCCATTGCAGGCATCGTAGAAAGTTTGCAAGCGGCGCCTCAACAATCATTAAGTGAGATCATCCTGCTCAGAACAGACGAGCAGCAGCTGTTGAGTGAGTGGGGGGAGAATACGCAACAGTATTTAGGTGCTGCTCGAATCCATCACCTAATTGAGCACCAAGCTGCGGCAACCCCAAAGGCCACTGCACTAGTATTTGAAGATCAGTCGCTTAGCTATGCCGAACTCAATGCCCGCGCCAATCGCTTGGCTCACTATCTGATCGGTTTAGGCGTTAAACCCGAAACCCGAGTGGGCATCGCTGTTGAACGCTCAGTTGAGATGGTAGTGGGACTGCTGGCTATTCTCAAAGCGGGTGGTGCTTACGTACCGTTGGATCCAGATTATCCGAGCGATCGGTTGGCCTATATGGTCGAAGATAGCGGCATCGAGCTGTTACTCACTCAGCGACATTTGGTTGATTCTCTACCTCTGACCGATGGCTTAAGCGTTATTGAGCTGGATCAGTTGGACGTCATGCATCATGCGTCAACCAATCCTCAAGTGGCACTACACGGTGAAAATCTTGCCTATGTCATTTACACCTCGGGCTCTACTGGTCGACCCAAGGGTGTGATGGTGCGTCATCATGCCCTTAGCCACTTCTTATTAAGCATGCAGGAGACCCCTGGCCTAAGCCCAGACGATACCCTGGTGGCGGTAACTTCGCTGTCGTTCGATATTGCCGCCCTGGAGCTGTATCTGCCATTGATCAGTGGAGCGAGGGTGGTGTTGGCGAGCCGCGAGACAACTCGTGATGGCAGGGTCTTGGGTGAATTACTCAATCAGGAAAAAGCGACGGCTCTACAGGCGACACCCTCCGGCTGGCGGTTGCTACGCTCGTCCGGTTGGCCATGGGCGACGGCTCCGCTAATGGAAGGCTTTAAGGGACTATGTGGTGGTGAGGCTTTGCCACCTGATTTGGCTAAGGGTCTGCAAGCTCAAGGGATCGAATTGTGGAACATGTACGGCCCCACTGAGACCACGATCTGGTCAGCGACGGATCAAGTGAAGGGCAGCCAGGTTTTCCTAGGAAGTGCTATTGCCGCGACGCAATTGTACGTTCTGGATGGTGCGCTCAACTTGACTCCAACCGGCGTGGCTGGGGAGTTGTACCTCGGTGGTGTGGGCTTAGCGCGCGGCTACCTGGGCCGAGCAGAACTGACGGCGGAGCGCTTCGTGGCCGATCCCTTTACTGCGGGCGAACGCCTCTACCGTACGGGGGACTTAGTGCGTTGGCGGGAAGCTGGCCAGCTTGAGTACTTGGGACGGATTGACCACCAGATCAAAGTGCGCGGTTTCCGTATTGAGTTAGGCGAGATCGAGGCTCAACTGCTAGCCCTGTCGGAGATACACGAGGCAGTGGTGGTTGCCCAAGAGGGGGCAGGCGGATCTAAGTTGGTGGCTTATATTGTTCCACAGGCCGACATCGAACTTGACACTAGCACACTCCGCGAACGACTCGGTCAAAAGCTACCGGACTATATGGTGCCTGGGGTGATAGTCACTCTGGAGGCGCTGCCGCTAACCCCGAACGGTAAGGTAGACCGTAAGGTACTGCCCGCACCGGACTTGGCCAGTAACTCGCAGTACGAGCCGCCTCAAGGGGAGGTGGAAGAAGCGCTGGCGCAAATCTGGTCAGAAGTATTGAGCGTCGAGCTGGTGGGCCGACACGATAACTTCTTCGAGCTAGGTGGCCATTCTCTGTTGGCAATGCAAATGCTTACGCGCATGCGAGCGGCAGGTCTTCAGAGCTTGACCCTTCGCGATTTATTTAAGAGTCCCGTTCTGTGCGAATTGGCTCTCCTTATCTCTACCGGTGGGAATGATCTGGTGAGAGATACACCGCTGCGTCCCATTACCCGGCGTGAGCAAATGCCATTGTCTCCGGCTCAGAAGCGGTTATGGCTGGTCGATCGATTGGCAGGCTCTTCCAGCGAGCGAACAGGCTACAATATGTCCGCTGCTCTAAACCTCACGGGGCAGCTTGATACAGAGGCGATTAAGTCGACGCTTGACGTGATTGTAGATCGTCATGAAGTACTGCGTACCCGTTACCCAGAGAACGAAGTGGGTGAACCGATCGCAATCATCGTACCCGGTAACCCTGTGGAAATTGAATGGGTCGACTTGGTGGACCTCGAGGGCGACCAGCAGCGTGATCAAGCCCAGCAGCTTATGGAAGAGCATGCACAGCGTGTCTTCGATCTCTCCTCGGGGCCGCTTCTCCGTGCCGCTGTAATTAGGTTATCGCCACGGTCGCATCTGCTGCTGCTCTGTGCTCATCACATTGTATTTGACGGTTGGTCAGAAGCTGTCTTCATCAAAGAGTTCGTCACAACCTACCGCGCGCTTATTGATGATGAAGAGAGTGAGCTTCCCGATCTCCCCATTCAGTACGTGGACTATGCCGCTTGGCATGAGAAAGCATTGTCGGGAGCGGCCTTTGAGCAAAGCGCAACCTTCTGGCGTCGCTATCTAAGGGATGTTCCTCCGCTCTCAACGCTACCGGGGGACTTCGCCAGGCCTAGCCAAGTCTCGCATGCTGGTAGTGCCCTGAGCATGACACTGAGTCCAGACCTATCACAAGCGTTGAACAAGCTTGCCGCACAGCGTGGCACCACGCTATTTACGCTGCTGTTGGCGAGTTTTCAGCTGTTGATACATCGCCAGACTCGGCAGCATGACTTAGTGGTGGGAACTGATGTCGCTGGCCGTAGCCATCCCGATGTTGAGCCGTTGATAGGCTTTTTTGTCAATGTAATCCCGCTGCGGTCTCGTTTGGCTGATGGACAGATTGATTTCGGCCACTGGCTTGAGCAAGTACAGACCAGCGTGCTGGATGCGTTCGATCATCAAAATGTTCCCTTCGACAGAATTGTCGAGCTTTCGGGGATTGGCCGTGAGCGCGATCGCTCCCCTCTAATACAAACCCTCTTCGTACTACAAAACACGCCAACCGAGCGGTTCTCACTTCCGGGTCTTGAGGTGGAGGTAATGCCTCAGCCCAGGCAGGAGTCGAAGTTCGATATGGCGGTATTCGTTGATGAGAGTGATACCGGACTATCAGTCGAGTGGGTCTACGCCACCGCCTTGTACCGACGCGAAACCATTGAGCACTTAACCGGTGCCTGGAAGTCGCTACTAGCGCAGATCGTGGAAGCTCCCACCATGCCCGTCGAGGAGTTTCGTTTACCCCTAATGGAGAAACACGCTATGCAAAACAAGCTTTCAAAAGGTTCCAAACTCAACAAGCTTGGCAGCCTGAAATCCCAGCCAGGTGCGCGCCCCTCGACCAACAGTGATTCACCGATACGAACGGCATTGCTCGACGAAAAAAGAGTCTTTCCTCTCGTGATCGAAGCGACGGACGCTGACCTTGATGCGGTTGCATGGGCAACCTCCCAGCGTGACTTTATCGAGCAACACTTACGCACGCATGCAGGCATTCTGTTCCGTAACTTTGGGCTGACCACGCCGCAAGAGTTTGAAGCCTTTGCCGAGGCTATCCAGCCGGGCCTTTATGGCAACTATGGTGACCTGCCCAAGAAAGAAGGGGGACGTAATACCTACCGCTCAACCCCCTATCCCGAGCGCCAGATGATTCTCTATCACAACGAAAGCTCGCATTTGGAGCGCTGGCCGCGCAAGCAACTGTTCTTCTGCGAGTACCCCTCTCCTGTTGGAGGCGCCACCCCGATCGTTGACTGCCGCGAGATGCTACGCCAACTGCCCGCCGATGTAGTGGAGGAGTTCGAGCGCAAAGGGTTGCTTTATGTGCGCACCTTCACCCGCAACTTGGACGTGAGCTGGCGAGACTTTTTCAAAACCGATAGCAGGGAGGAGGTTGAAGCGCGGCTCAAAGAAGGGGGAATCGAGTGGCAGTGGTTGGGTGATGACGAGCTGCAGACGCGTACGCACTGCCCTGCGGTAGTCACCCATCCCGTGACCGGTGACCGAGTGTTCTTCAATCAGGTGCAGCTCCACCATGTCAGTTGCCTTGAGCCTGATGTGAAAGAAGACCTGCTAGGCATGGTTGGCCAGGAACGCCTGCCACGCAATGTCTATTTCGGTGATGGCTCCGTAATTAGCGACGAGATGATGAAGGTTGTCGGTGATGCCTACGAAGCCTGCGCGGTGCGCTTCGACTGGCGCCGGGGCGATGTGGTGATGGTCGACAACATGTTAGCAGCCCATGCCCGGGATCCCTACGAGGGGCCACGCAAGATTGTGGTGGCGATGGGAGACATCTATGAGCGTTCGGCGCTGGAAGAGGCTCAAGGGGCAAGTGCTGATGCCGAGTTGGTCGGTCAATAA